The Streptomyces nitrosporeus genome includes a window with the following:
- a CDS encoding GNAT family N-acetyltransferase, whose translation MTEIVTVTGPELVTYADELAALLVETVEEGASVGFLAPLARDDAAEWWRRRAASVETGGHQVWIAREDGRPAGTIGLARESLPNARHRAEVTKLMVRPSARGRGVGRALLGAVERSAPGQGLSLLVLDTETGSPAEALYRSAGWTECGSVPSYAMDPGGVLKATTFYYKMIGPLADRASQ comes from the coding sequence ATGACCGAGATCGTCACCGTGACCGGACCCGAACTGGTCACCTACGCCGATGAACTGGCCGCCCTGCTGGTCGAGACCGTGGAGGAAGGGGCCTCCGTGGGATTTCTCGCACCGCTCGCCCGGGACGACGCCGCCGAGTGGTGGCGCAGGCGCGCCGCCTCCGTGGAGACCGGCGGCCACCAGGTGTGGATCGCCCGGGAGGACGGCCGGCCGGCCGGCACGATCGGGCTGGCCCGGGAGAGCCTGCCCAACGCCCGCCATCGCGCGGAGGTCACCAAGCTGATGGTCCGCCCGTCGGCCCGCGGCCGGGGCGTGGGCAGGGCGCTGCTCGGCGCCGTCGAGCGCTCGGCTCCGGGCCAGGGGCTGTCCTTGCTGGTGCTGGACACCGAGACGGGATCTCCCGCCGAGGCGCTGTACAGGTCGGCGGGCTGGACGGAGTGCGGGTCCGTACCGTCGTACGCCATGGATCCGGGGGGTGTCCTGAAGGCGACCACCTTCTACTACAAGATGATCGGACCCCTTGCCGACCGGGCGTCACAATGA
- a CDS encoding chloride channel protein, translated as MPAGPAGVPGAGARDPLAVLRSREYAVLLVTVAALGVPVSAAAFGFLALVHESQSLVYDDLPRAVGLDGTPAWWPVPLLAAAGLLTGLAIRHLPGSGGHRPAEGMAASGPVPGARELPGIALAALASLGLGAVLGPEAPLIALGGGLAVYVVRLLRPGVEPGARTLVGAAGSFAAVSALLGSPLLGAFLLMEASGVAGMTLALVLVPGLLASGVGSLIFIGLGSWTGLGTFSLTLPDVPHAGQPTVAGFGWAVVLGVAAACAGTGIRRLSLLLQERVERATVAASVVAGLAVGVLALLYAQSTGREASEVLFSGQTALGPLIAAAGGYSAGTLVVLVLCKSLAYCVSLGALRGGPVFPAMFVGAAGGLALAHLPGLDPTAGFAMGIGSMSAAMLRLPMTSVLLATLLLGGEGVTVMPLVIVAVVVSYVLTLRLERPAAAKPPVPEEGRGPAGAGGPG; from the coding sequence GTGCCGGCCGGACCCGCAGGAGTACCGGGCGCGGGGGCCCGTGACCCGCTCGCGGTTCTGCGCAGCCGGGAGTACGCCGTGCTGCTGGTCACGGTGGCCGCCCTGGGGGTGCCCGTCTCGGCCGCGGCGTTCGGCTTCCTGGCGCTCGTGCACGAGTCGCAGTCGCTGGTGTACGACGACCTCCCCCGGGCCGTGGGCCTGGACGGCACACCCGCGTGGTGGCCGGTCCCCCTGCTCGCCGCGGCCGGTCTGCTGACGGGGCTGGCCATCCGTCACCTCCCCGGCTCGGGAGGCCACCGGCCCGCCGAGGGCATGGCCGCCTCCGGCCCGGTGCCCGGCGCCCGAGAGCTCCCGGGGATCGCCCTCGCCGCCCTGGCGTCGCTGGGGCTGGGCGCGGTACTCGGCCCGGAGGCGCCGCTGATCGCCCTCGGCGGCGGGCTGGCCGTGTACGTGGTGCGCCTCCTGCGGCCCGGTGTCGAACCGGGCGCCCGCACCCTGGTGGGGGCGGCCGGGAGCTTTGCCGCGGTGAGCGCCCTGCTGGGGTCGCCGCTCCTCGGAGCCTTCCTGCTGATGGAGGCGTCCGGGGTCGCCGGGATGACGCTCGCGCTGGTGCTCGTGCCCGGACTGCTCGCCTCCGGAGTCGGCTCCCTCATCTTCATCGGCCTGGGCTCGTGGACCGGGCTGGGCACCTTCTCCCTGACGCTGCCCGACGTGCCGCACGCCGGGCAGCCCACCGTGGCCGGGTTCGGGTGGGCCGTCGTGCTGGGGGTCGCCGCGGCCTGCGCCGGCACGGGCATCAGACGGCTGTCGCTGCTGCTGCAGGAGCGGGTGGAGCGGGCGACGGTGGCCGCCTCCGTGGTGGCGGGCCTGGCCGTCGGGGTGCTCGCCCTGCTGTACGCGCAGAGCACGGGCCGGGAGGCGTCCGAGGTCCTCTTCTCGGGCCAGACCGCCCTCGGCCCGCTGATCGCCGCGGCCGGCGGCTACTCGGCGGGCACCCTCGTGGTCCTCGTCCTCTGCAAGTCGCTGGCGTACTGCGTCTCGCTGGGCGCCCTGCGGGGCGGGCCGGTCTTCCCGGCGATGTTCGTGGGCGCGGCGGGCGGGCTGGCGCTCGCGCATCTGCCCGGCCTGGACCCGACGGCCGGGTTCGCGATGGGGATCGGCTCCATGTCGGCGGCCATGCTGCGGCTCCCGATGACCTCGGTCCTGCTGGCGACACTGCTGCTGGGCGGTGAGGGGGTCACCGTCATGCCGCTCGTGATCGTCGCGGTGGTGGTCTCCTACGTGCTCACGCTCCGGCTGGAGCGGCCGGCCGCGGCGAAACCTCCGGTGCCGGAGGAGGGGCGGGGCCCCGCGGGCGCGGGCGGGCCTGGATGA
- a CDS encoding DUF6011 domain-containing protein, translating into MEHPEPLPGLLPDTAPDTLRPAPRRPVRCALCGRPLTGAQSRRTGLGPACDAKLHPAGADIPTRRHEVDQEPLPGT; encoded by the coding sequence ATGGAACACCCGGAGCCGCTCCCAGGCCTGCTGCCCGACACGGCCCCCGACACCCTGAGGCCCGCCCCGCGCCGGCCCGTGCGGTGCGCCCTGTGCGGGCGCCCGCTCACCGGCGCGCAGTCACGCCGGACCGGGCTGGGCCCGGCCTGCGACGCCAAACTGCATCCGGCGGGGGCGGACATCCCCACCCGCCGTCACGAGGTCGACCAGGAGCCGCTGCCCGGCACCTGA
- a CDS encoding acyl-CoA thioesterase: MTNPAERLVDLLDLERIEVNIFRGRSPHESLQRVFGGQVAGQALVAAGRTTDGDRPVHSLHAYFLRPGRPGVPIVYEVERVRDGRSFTTRRVTAVQQGRTIFNLTASFHRPEEAGFEHQLPPAREVPDPESLPTVADEVREHLGGLPEALERMARRQPFDIRYADRLRWTREQIEGAEPRSAVWMRAVGPLGDDPLVHTCALTYASDMTLLDAVRIPVEPLWGPRGFDMASLDHAMWFHRPFRADEWFLYDQESPIATGGRGLARGRIYDRQGQLLVSVVQEGLFRRLDGA, from the coding sequence ATGACGAACCCCGCCGAGCGCTTGGTCGACCTGCTCGACCTGGAACGGATCGAGGTCAACATCTTCCGGGGCCGCAGCCCCCACGAGTCCCTGCAACGCGTCTTCGGCGGGCAGGTGGCGGGCCAGGCCCTGGTCGCCGCCGGCCGTACGACCGACGGGGACCGCCCGGTGCACTCGCTGCACGCCTATTTCCTGCGGCCGGGGCGTCCCGGTGTGCCGATCGTGTACGAGGTGGAGCGGGTGCGCGACGGCCGGTCGTTCACCACGCGCCGGGTGACGGCGGTCCAGCAGGGCAGGACGATCTTCAACCTGACGGCCTCCTTCCACCGGCCGGAGGAGGCCGGCTTCGAGCACCAGCTGCCGCCCGCCCGTGAGGTGCCCGACCCGGAATCGCTGCCGACGGTCGCCGACGAGGTGCGGGAGCACCTGGGCGGCCTGCCGGAGGCACTGGAACGGATGGCCCGCCGTCAGCCCTTCGACATCCGCTACGCCGACCGGCTACGCTGGACACGGGAGCAGATCGAGGGTGCCGAACCTCGCAGCGCGGTGTGGATGCGGGCGGTCGGTCCGCTGGGCGACGATCCGCTGGTGCACACCTGCGCGCTGACCTACGCGAGCGACATGACGCTGCTGGACGCGGTCCGCATCCCGGTGGAGCCGCTGTGGGGGCCGCGCGGCTTCGACATGGCGTCGCTGGACCACGCGATGTGGTTCCACCGGCCGTTCCGGGCGGACGAGTGGTTCCTGTACGACCAGGAGTCGCCGATCGCCACCGGTGGACGGGGACTGGCACGGGGCCGTATCTACGACCGTCAGGGGCAGCTGCTGGTGTCCGTGGTGCAGGAGGGACTGTTCCGCCGCCTCGATGGCGCGTGA